The proteins below are encoded in one region of Cyclopterus lumpus isolate fCycLum1 chromosome 8, fCycLum1.pri, whole genome shotgun sequence:
- the ube2z gene encoding ubiquitin-conjugating enzyme E2 Z yields the protein MADSFGEQSSGGAHGSGVTGQGSGASLLPTLANSLPVGHSASSGGHTSPASPPPAAAAQSGLTALVAPMSAVNATTAGFGNTFTPGSFPSVVAVSPSLHASSVLPGVGLGLGGVAGADLLSHIHATSWDPTLSTDWDNEKASQQCILRIKRDIMSIYKEPPPGMFVVPDPQDMTKIHALITGPFDTPYEGGFFLFLFRCPPDYPIHPPRVKLITTGHNTVRFNPNFYRNGKVCLSILGTWTGPAWSPAQSISSVLISIQSLMTENPYHNEPGFEQERHPGDSKNYNECIRHETMRVAVCDMLEGKVPCPEALWSVMEKSFLEYYDFYEGVCKERLHLQGQNMQDPFGEKRGRFDYQGLLARLGATHRRVREKSLAEEERNVEDSDSDTSSTGTDPDSQGSSQP from the exons ATGGCGGACAGCTTCGGAGAGCAGTCCAGCGGCGGTGCCCACGGCTCAGGCGTCACCGGACAGGGGAGCGGAGCTTCGCTGCTGCCGACTTTGGCCAACTCTTTACCGGTGGGACACTCTGCGTCCAGCGGTGGTCACACCAGCCCGGCCTCCCCCCCTCCCGCGGCGGCCGCGCAGAGTGGCCTTACTGCTTTGGTGGCCCCCATGTCCGCTGTCAACGCAACCACGGCCGGGTTTGGTAACACGTTCACCCCCGGCTCCTTTCCCTCGGTCGTGGCCGTGTCTCCGAGCTTACACGCCTCCTCGGTTCTCCCCGGTGTCGGGCTCGGGCTTGGTGGGGTGGCAGGAGCGGACCTTCTGTCCCATATCCACGCCACGTCTTGGGACCCGACCCTGAGTACGGACTGGGACAACGAGAAGGCTTCCCAGCAGTGCATCCTGAGGATAAAGAG GGATATCATGTCCATCTACAAGGAACCTCCGCCAGGGATGTTTGTCGTTCCCGATCCTCAAGACATGACCAAG ATCCACGCCCTGATCACTGGGCCGTTCGACACGCCCTATGAGGGtggcttcttcctcttcctgttccgcTGCCCCCCCGACTACCCCATCCACCCACCGCGGGTCAAGCTCATCACCACCGGACACAACACCGTCCGCTTCAACCCCAACTTCTACCGCAACGGCAAAGTCTGCCTCAGCATCCTGGG gaCATGGACAGGCCCAGCATGGAGCCCAGCGCAGAGTATTTCATCTGTCCTCATCTCCATCCAGTCCCTGATGACGGAGAACCCCTATCACAATGAACCTGGCTTTGAACAG gagCGCCACCCGGGGGACAGTAAGAACTACAACGAGTGCATCCGCCATGAAACCATGAGGGTCGCTGTGTGCGACATGCTGGAGGGCAAAGTCCCGTGTCCAGAAGCCCTGTG gagtgtgaTGGAAAAGTCCTTCCTGGAGTACTACGATTTCTACGAGGGCGTCTGCAAGGAGAGACTGCATTTACAGGGACAGAACATGCAG GATCCGTTTGGCGAGAAGCGCGGCCGCTTCGACTACCAGGGCCTGCTGGCTCGCCTCGGCGCCACCCACAGGCGGGTACGCGAGAAGAGCCTGGCAGAGGAAGAACGCAACGTCGAGGATTCAGACTCTGACACCAGCTCCACGGGGACGGACCCCGACAGCCAGGGAAGCTCCCAGCCCTAA
- the LOC117735450 gene encoding oxysterol-binding protein-related protein 7-like isoform X2, whose protein sequence is MTEPAGLFGQVESVVLAFSPAQIPLLLICSSLDEQCRVLCHETQLVVNAPPPLCSMHRFPLHIAPMDPQVCPPPLSSSQSVISVLDKSPASTFKPGHSRNSSTSSSKQAKQSRHWEVMDDLQQRDMYPVPGSSLDLSIPGICEGYLMKKRKYPLKGWHKRYFLLEKGILKYSKTQQDLQRGKLHGSLDVSLAVMSINKKTKGLDLDAGDSIYHLKAKSHDIFYIWLTKLSAHRVFRKNEAMSVHHGVLHALSLRPNTQPNTQTNRETPTHSSAYHPEMGSPAPASNPGVTSKVSAWLQQTQDIDGTSNDLARCQSELTELALLIQRLHWLEGGLPITNTDLEMRISMQNLSLEKPKKKTGKGFGHSRTMSRVEAMGGMFTSSHLSTNNGTGLGASVKSIPDYVYTQLSNPQVTSPEAKKLHQDICTSSQRVHTSLKSVHEVLTLERERLRQAWTGPDLRHNTSQQLATLCNTMSERTPSMGRQCHRAPSVAESMYFDASEVIVCESSSEAEASDESGLSDITTTSNSEPDEGHTTATLNYRASVNNVPESPSPVSTNTGRRTVLPAPGSDNSHIGIMSILYNNIGKDLSRISMPVALNEPLSLLQRVSEELEYSELLDIANRTDDPYERMVYVAVFSISGYAWASWRNHYKPFNPVLGETYENLREDRGFHYISEQVSHHPPVSACHAESENFTFWQDQRWKNKFWGKSMEMLSSGLVNVALPKYGDHYEWNKAVTCIHNVLSQERWLEHYGEVIIKNTKSDACTCKITFVKSRYWSSDNSKNEVQGVVLDRAGEVVHRFGGLWHEGIFCDTLSTPKCIWKPNVQPDDHPQFFGFSQYARELNELTPELKAFLPLTDTRFRPDQRLLEEGKVAEADKKKDEVEEKQRERRKEMTKNGEEHNPRFFGKSADEAGREVWLSNGTYYKLRKDQGLAKTENLDLW, encoded by the exons ATGACGGAGCCGGCAGGCCTGTTCGGTCAGGTCGAGAGTGTCGTGCTTGCCTTCAGCCCCGCCCAGATACCTCTGCTTTTGATATGCAGCAGTCTTGACGAGCAG TGCCGTGTACTTTGCCATGAGACACAGCTTGTCGTGAACGCCCCCCCCCCGCTTTGCTCCATGCACCGCTTTCCTCTCCACATCGCACCGATGGACCCTCAGGTGTGTCCGCCCCCTCTGAGTAGCAGCCAGTCTGTTATCAGCGTCCTGGACAAATCCCCAGCCAGCACATTCAAACCCGGCCACTCACGGAACAGCAGCACCAGCTCCTCCAAGCAAGCCAAACAG TCTCGTCACTGGGAGGTGATGGACGACCTGCAGCAACGGGATATGTACCCTGTTCCCGGCTCTTCTCTAGACCTCAGCATCCCGGGGATCTGTGAGGGCTActtgatgaagaagaggaagtacCCGCTCAAAGGCTGGCACAAG AGATACTTCCTGTTGGAGAAAGGAATCCTCAAGTACTCGAAGACCCAGCAAGAT CTTCAGAGGGGGAAGCTCCATGGCTCTCTGGACGTCAGTCTGGCTGTCATGTCCATCAACAAGAAGACCAAAGGCTTAGACCTGGACGCTGGAGACAGCATCTACCACCTCAAG GCAAAGAGCCATGACATCTTCTACATCTGGTTGACCAAGCTGTCTGCCCATCGTGTATTCAGGAAAAATGAGGCGATGAGTGTCCATCACGGCGTCCTTCACGCTCTCTCCTTGAGGCCGAACACCCAGCCGAACACCCAGACCAACCGAGAAACG CCCACTCACAGCTCAGCCTACCATCCAGAGAtgggaagccccgcccccgcctCTAACCCCGGGGTGACCAGCAAGGTGTCGGCATGGCTGCAGCAGACCCAAGACATCGACGGCACCTCCAATG ACCTGGCTCGCTGTCAGTCAGAGCTGACGGAACTAGCCCTGCTCATCCAGCGGCTCCACTGGCTGGAGGGAGGCCTGCCCATCACCAACACTGACCTGGAGATGCGAATCAGCATGCAG aatcTCTCCCTGGAGAAACCCAAGAAGAAGACGGGGAAAGGGTTTGGTCACTCCAGGACGATGTCCCGCGTGGAAGCCATGGGGGGAATG TTCACTTCCAGCCACTTGAGCACCAACAACGGCACTGGTTTGGGAGCGTCCGTGAAGTCCATTCCTGACTACGTCTACACTCAGCTATCCAACCCTCAGGTCACCTCGCCGGAAGCCAAGAAGCTCCACCAGGACATCTGCACTTCTTCTCAGAGGG TTCACACGTCTCTCAAGTCCGTCCATGAGGTTTTGACCCTGGAGAGAGAGCGACTGAGGCAGGCCTGGACCGGCCCAGACCTGAGGCACAACACGTCACAGCAGCTCGCTACACTCTGCAACACAATGTCTGAG aggacgccatccATGGGCCGTCAGTGCCACCGTGCGCCCTCTGTGGCGGAATCCATGTACTTCGATGCCAGCGAGGTGATCGTGTGCGAGAGCTCGTCAGAGGCCGAGGCTTCGGACGAGTCGGGCCTGAGtgacatcaccaccaccagcaaCTCTGAGCCGGATGAGGGACaca CCACTGCCACCCTCAACTACCGCGCCAGTGTGAACAATGTTCCTGAATCACCCAGCCCAGTGTCCACCAATACTG GTCGTCGCACGGTCCTCCCCGCCCCAGGATCAGACAACAGCCACATCGGCATCATGTCCATCCTGTACAACAACATCGGCAAGGACCTGTCCAGGATCTCCATGCCGGTCGCTCTCAATGAGCCACTGTCCCTGCTGCAGAGAGTCAGCGAAGAGCTGGAGTACTCGGAGCTGCTGGACATCGCCAACCGCACGGACGATCCATATGAGCGAATG GTATACGTGGCCGTGTTCTCCATCTCTGGATATGCCTGGGCGTCCTGGAGAAATCACTACAAACCCTTCAACCCTGTTCTGGGAGAAACGTATGAGAACCTCAGAGAAGACCGAGGCTTCCACTACATCAGTGAGCAG GTCAGCCATCACCCTCCTGTCTCTGCCTGCCACGCAGAGTCTGAAAACTTCACTTTCTGGCAAG ATCAGAGATGGAAGAACAAGTTTTGGGGGAAGTCGATGGAGATGCTCTCTTCTGGACTAGTCAATGTTGCCCTACCCAA gtACGGTGACCACTATGAATGGAACAAGGCAGTGACGTGTATCCACAATGTGCTGAGTCAGGAGCGCTGGTTGGAGCACTATGGTGAGGTGAtcatcaaaaacacaaagagcgATGCCTGCACCTGCAAGATCACCTTTGTCAAG TCTCGCTACTGGAGCTCAGACAACAGTAAGAACGAGGTGCAGGGTGTGGTCCTGGACCGGGCTGGAGAGGTGGTTCATCGTTTTGGAGGCCTCTGGCATGAGGGCATTTTCTGTGATACCCTGTCTACACCAAAGTGCATCTGGAAGCCCA aCGTGCAGCCCGATGACCACCCCCAGTTCTTCGGCTTCTCCCAATATGCCAGAGAACTAAACGAGCTGACCCCCGAGCTGAAAGCCTTCCTCCCTCTTACAGACACGCGCTTCAGACCAGACCAGAG gctcctggaggaagggaaggtagCAGAGGCCGATAAAAAGAAGgacgaggtggaggagaagcagagggagaggaggaaggagatgacCAAGAATGGCGAGGAGCACAACCCCAGGTTCTTCGG GAAATCTGCGGACGAGGCTGGCCGAGAGGTGTGGCTGAGCAACGGAACCTACTATAAGCTCCGCAAAGACCAGGGCCTCGCCAAGACTGAAAACCTGGACCTGTGGTAG
- the LOC117735450 gene encoding oxysterol-binding protein-related protein 7-like isoform X1, whose amino-acid sequence MTEPAGLFGQVESVVLAFSPAQIPLLLICSSLDEQCRVLCHETQLVVNAPPPLCSMHRFPLHIAPMDPQVCPPPLSSSQSVISVLDKSPASTFKPGHSRNSSTSSSKQAKQSRHWEVMDDLQQRDMYPVPGSSLDLSIPGICEGYLMKKRKYPLKGWHKRYFLLEKGILKYSKTQQDLQRGKLHGSLDVSLAVMSINKKTKGLDLDAGDSIYHLKAKSHDIFYIWLTKLSAHRVFRKNEAMSVHHGVLHALSLRPNTQPNTQTNRETPTHSSAYHPEMGSPAPASNPGVTSKVSAWLQQTQDIDGTSNDLARCQSELTELALLIQRLHWLEGGLPITNTDLEMRISMQNLSLEKPKKKTGKGFGHSRTMSRVEAMGGMFTSSHLSTNNGTGLGASVKSIPDYVYTQLSNPQVTSPEAKKLHQDICTSSQRVHTSLKSVHEVLTLERERLRQAWTGPDLRHNTSQQLATLCNTMSELDIQSRLTKVHSVSLSSDSTEESFCTVRPDQRTPSMGRQCHRAPSVAESMYFDASEVIVCESSSEAEASDESGLSDITTTSNSEPDEGHTTATLNYRASVNNVPESPSPVSTNTGRRTVLPAPGSDNSHIGIMSILYNNIGKDLSRISMPVALNEPLSLLQRVSEELEYSELLDIANRTDDPYERMVYVAVFSISGYAWASWRNHYKPFNPVLGETYENLREDRGFHYISEQVSHHPPVSACHAESENFTFWQDQRWKNKFWGKSMEMLSSGLVNVALPKYGDHYEWNKAVTCIHNVLSQERWLEHYGEVIIKNTKSDACTCKITFVKSRYWSSDNSKNEVQGVVLDRAGEVVHRFGGLWHEGIFCDTLSTPKCIWKPNVQPDDHPQFFGFSQYARELNELTPELKAFLPLTDTRFRPDQRLLEEGKVAEADKKKDEVEEKQRERRKEMTKNGEEHNPRFFGKSADEAGREVWLSNGTYYKLRKDQGLAKTENLDLW is encoded by the exons ATGACGGAGCCGGCAGGCCTGTTCGGTCAGGTCGAGAGTGTCGTGCTTGCCTTCAGCCCCGCCCAGATACCTCTGCTTTTGATATGCAGCAGTCTTGACGAGCAG TGCCGTGTACTTTGCCATGAGACACAGCTTGTCGTGAACGCCCCCCCCCCGCTTTGCTCCATGCACCGCTTTCCTCTCCACATCGCACCGATGGACCCTCAGGTGTGTCCGCCCCCTCTGAGTAGCAGCCAGTCTGTTATCAGCGTCCTGGACAAATCCCCAGCCAGCACATTCAAACCCGGCCACTCACGGAACAGCAGCACCAGCTCCTCCAAGCAAGCCAAACAG TCTCGTCACTGGGAGGTGATGGACGACCTGCAGCAACGGGATATGTACCCTGTTCCCGGCTCTTCTCTAGACCTCAGCATCCCGGGGATCTGTGAGGGCTActtgatgaagaagaggaagtacCCGCTCAAAGGCTGGCACAAG AGATACTTCCTGTTGGAGAAAGGAATCCTCAAGTACTCGAAGACCCAGCAAGAT CTTCAGAGGGGGAAGCTCCATGGCTCTCTGGACGTCAGTCTGGCTGTCATGTCCATCAACAAGAAGACCAAAGGCTTAGACCTGGACGCTGGAGACAGCATCTACCACCTCAAG GCAAAGAGCCATGACATCTTCTACATCTGGTTGACCAAGCTGTCTGCCCATCGTGTATTCAGGAAAAATGAGGCGATGAGTGTCCATCACGGCGTCCTTCACGCTCTCTCCTTGAGGCCGAACACCCAGCCGAACACCCAGACCAACCGAGAAACG CCCACTCACAGCTCAGCCTACCATCCAGAGAtgggaagccccgcccccgcctCTAACCCCGGGGTGACCAGCAAGGTGTCGGCATGGCTGCAGCAGACCCAAGACATCGACGGCACCTCCAATG ACCTGGCTCGCTGTCAGTCAGAGCTGACGGAACTAGCCCTGCTCATCCAGCGGCTCCACTGGCTGGAGGGAGGCCTGCCCATCACCAACACTGACCTGGAGATGCGAATCAGCATGCAG aatcTCTCCCTGGAGAAACCCAAGAAGAAGACGGGGAAAGGGTTTGGTCACTCCAGGACGATGTCCCGCGTGGAAGCCATGGGGGGAATG TTCACTTCCAGCCACTTGAGCACCAACAACGGCACTGGTTTGGGAGCGTCCGTGAAGTCCATTCCTGACTACGTCTACACTCAGCTATCCAACCCTCAGGTCACCTCGCCGGAAGCCAAGAAGCTCCACCAGGACATCTGCACTTCTTCTCAGAGGG TTCACACGTCTCTCAAGTCCGTCCATGAGGTTTTGACCCTGGAGAGAGAGCGACTGAGGCAGGCCTGGACCGGCCCAGACCTGAGGCACAACACGTCACAGCAGCTCGCTACACTCTGCAACACAATGTCTGAG CTTGACATACAGTCCCGTCTGACTAAAGTCCATTCGGTTTCACTGTCCTCTGACTCTACTGAGGAATCCTTCTGCACCGTCCGTCCTGACCAG aggacgccatccATGGGCCGTCAGTGCCACCGTGCGCCCTCTGTGGCGGAATCCATGTACTTCGATGCCAGCGAGGTGATCGTGTGCGAGAGCTCGTCAGAGGCCGAGGCTTCGGACGAGTCGGGCCTGAGtgacatcaccaccaccagcaaCTCTGAGCCGGATGAGGGACaca CCACTGCCACCCTCAACTACCGCGCCAGTGTGAACAATGTTCCTGAATCACCCAGCCCAGTGTCCACCAATACTG GTCGTCGCACGGTCCTCCCCGCCCCAGGATCAGACAACAGCCACATCGGCATCATGTCCATCCTGTACAACAACATCGGCAAGGACCTGTCCAGGATCTCCATGCCGGTCGCTCTCAATGAGCCACTGTCCCTGCTGCAGAGAGTCAGCGAAGAGCTGGAGTACTCGGAGCTGCTGGACATCGCCAACCGCACGGACGATCCATATGAGCGAATG GTATACGTGGCCGTGTTCTCCATCTCTGGATATGCCTGGGCGTCCTGGAGAAATCACTACAAACCCTTCAACCCTGTTCTGGGAGAAACGTATGAGAACCTCAGAGAAGACCGAGGCTTCCACTACATCAGTGAGCAG GTCAGCCATCACCCTCCTGTCTCTGCCTGCCACGCAGAGTCTGAAAACTTCACTTTCTGGCAAG ATCAGAGATGGAAGAACAAGTTTTGGGGGAAGTCGATGGAGATGCTCTCTTCTGGACTAGTCAATGTTGCCCTACCCAA gtACGGTGACCACTATGAATGGAACAAGGCAGTGACGTGTATCCACAATGTGCTGAGTCAGGAGCGCTGGTTGGAGCACTATGGTGAGGTGAtcatcaaaaacacaaagagcgATGCCTGCACCTGCAAGATCACCTTTGTCAAG TCTCGCTACTGGAGCTCAGACAACAGTAAGAACGAGGTGCAGGGTGTGGTCCTGGACCGGGCTGGAGAGGTGGTTCATCGTTTTGGAGGCCTCTGGCATGAGGGCATTTTCTGTGATACCCTGTCTACACCAAAGTGCATCTGGAAGCCCA aCGTGCAGCCCGATGACCACCCCCAGTTCTTCGGCTTCTCCCAATATGCCAGAGAACTAAACGAGCTGACCCCCGAGCTGAAAGCCTTCCTCCCTCTTACAGACACGCGCTTCAGACCAGACCAGAG gctcctggaggaagggaaggtagCAGAGGCCGATAAAAAGAAGgacgaggtggaggagaagcagagggagaggaggaaggagatgacCAAGAATGGCGAGGAGCACAACCCCAGGTTCTTCGG GAAATCTGCGGACGAGGCTGGCCGAGAGGTGTGGCTGAGCAACGGAACCTACTATAAGCTCCGCAAAGACCAGGGCCTCGCCAAGACTGAAAACCTGGACCTGTGGTAG